The window TGATGCTAAGATAAAAAGGGCCGCAAATAATGAGACTCTTTCTTACAATTATGACCTTAAAGATTCTACTGGAAAAATCTCAGTAAAAAGAACTGTAAGTTTAAAAGGCACCTTGACAAAGCTTCAAAATGGGAGTATAACAAAGGAGTATACAATCAGCACATACAAGGAGACACTCACGGTAGATAGTGCTACTTACAATCTACAGAACTATTCGTTTTCAAAGTCCACTGCAGTTGATACAAACCCGGCTGTGAGCTTTTTTCAGGGTCAGTGGACGCTTGAAAAGATATATGATAAAGGCCTGAAGATTACTATCGAAGGTAAAAACTACGGTTACGACGGATACTGGGGTTCTGGCGAATTTCAGAAAATAGCCCAGAGAATAGAAACATCTTCATGGTTTGCAAATATCAACTATAATATAGCTCTTGTGCAAAAGACCATTTTGGAATTTCAACAGAATAACCTTCCATCAAGCATTCCAGGGACGTATGTGCTAAAGTCAAAGGTCGAAGGGAATTTCGTGGCTGTATATAATCTTCCGACATTTACAAAGACAGGTGAAGTTTTAACAATTAGACAGAGAGGTAAAGTGGAAAAAAATATCGAAAAAAACCCGGTTATCAAGATGGCAATTGCGCCCACTCTTCCAAAAGTAAAGGGATATGAGTATGAGGATGCTGTGAACACCTGCTTTGCTTTTGGCGGATTTGACAGTGCCACTGATTTTAATCCCACAGAGTATATAACCCGTGCTCAGTTTGCCAAGCTTTTGATGGATGCGCTCAACATATATTCAAGCTATTACAATCCCAGGATGGTGCAGAAAAAGTGGATATACAGGGATGTGCCGCTCAATCACAAGTATTATGGTTACATATACGCAGTCACAAAAGCAGGGCTGATGAGAGGCAAAAGTGCTGAGTATTTCAAGCCGGAAGACTATATAACCAGAGCGGAAGCTGCTGTTGTCATCTCAAAGGTGCTTGGTTTTGACAAAAAGGTAACCCAGCCAATCACTCAAACAGATTACCTTGACGACGATAATATTCCTGTTTGGGCAAAGGATGCTGTTAAGGTATTGAAGGATGAAAAGATAATGGTTGGAACTGAGGATAATAACTTTTTGCCGCAGCAAAGGCTTACAAAAGGCACTGCTGCAAACCTTGTTTATAACCTCATAAACTTTTTAAGAGACACACTCGCAAGAAGATATCTTGACATGAGCCTCTTTAGCTCGGATTAACGGTTAAATTAGAAAAGGTTTAAAGTAGTAGATTTTGAGCATACAAAAAATTAAGATGTGGAGGCCAGAGAGATGAGAATTAACAAAAAGCTTTTAATAAAAATTGTAGCTGTAATGCTTGCACTTTCTATCTTTGTTGCAGTTCCTGTGTATTCTCAGTTTTTTATAATCTCAACTGATTTTCCTACAGACAAGCAGATGGATTATATCAAAAAGGTATTACAGGTTGCAAAGGTGTATCATATAGGCAAGTACAGTTATGATGAGCTTATTGATATGATGTTTACAGGGCTTTTTAAGAGCCTTGACAAATATTCAGAATACATGAAACCAC is drawn from Caldicellulosiruptor diazotrophicus and contains these coding sequences:
- a CDS encoding S-layer homology domain-containing protein, with the translated sequence MNKRYPIAVIMFLCVLFIFGWQVAFGEEGYLGYEGGISAYKDPDPKKTKIEYYEYTFITGKPILLSGIIDAKIKRAANNETLSYNYDLKDSTGKISVKRTVSLKGTLTKLQNGSITKEYTISTYKETLTVDSATYNLQNYSFSKSTAVDTNPAVSFFQGQWTLEKIYDKGLKITIEGKNYGYDGYWGSGEFQKIAQRIETSSWFANINYNIALVQKTILEFQQNNLPSSIPGTYVLKSKVEGNFVAVYNLPTFTKTGEVLTIRQRGKVEKNIEKNPVIKMAIAPTLPKVKGYEYEDAVNTCFAFGGFDSATDFNPTEYITRAQFAKLLMDALNIYSSYYNPRMVQKKWIYRDVPLNHKYYGYIYAVTKAGLMRGKSAEYFKPEDYITRAEAAVVISKVLGFDKKVTQPITQTDYLDDDNIPVWAKDAVKVLKDEKIMVGTEDNNFLPQQRLTKGTAANLVYNLINFLRDTLARRYLDMSLFSSD